A stretch of the Rosa rugosa chromosome 5, drRosRugo1.1, whole genome shotgun sequence genome encodes the following:
- the LOC133708685 gene encoding very-long-chain aldehyde decarbonylase CER3, with product MGAPLSAWPWENLGSYKYLLFGPMIWKAFYSIVYEDVPPMESWCLHVLIICALRGLIHQLWNSYSNMLFLTRNRRIIKQGVDFKQIDTEWHWDNFIVLQGLIASMACYLVPYLQELPVWNAKGLITSIVLHVGVSEPLYYWVHRQFHASNDFYQNYHSFHHSSPVPQPLTAGNATFMEHLILTVIIGIPILGSTLMGFGSIGIIYGYLSVFDFLRCLGHSNVEVISHKLYEKIPFLKYLLYTPTYHTLHHTEMATNFCLFMPLFDALGSTLNQKSWELHKEMSLKAGVNGNVPDFVFLAHVVDLSSAMHVPFVFRSFASIPFSFRLFQLPCYPSGIVVCLAMWAWAKTFLITFYNLRGRLHQTWAVPRYGFQYFLPFALDGINNQIEQAILRADKLGVKVISLAALNKNEALNGGGTLFVNKHPDLRVRVVHGNTLTAAVILNEIPKDCQEVFLTGATSKLGRAIALYLCRRKVRVLMLTLSTERFQKVQKEAPAEYQNYLVQVTKYQAAQNCKTWIVGKWITPREQRWAPSGTHFHQFVVPPIFHFRRDCTYGDLAAMRLPDDVEGLGSCEYTMDRGVVHACHAGGVVHFLEGWTHHEVGAIDVDRIDLVWDAALKHGLKPVSSSKVHSL from the exons ATGGGTGCTCCTTTGTCGGCTTGGCCTTGGGAGAACTTAGGATCCTACAAG TATCTGCTGTTTGGACCTATGATTTGGAAAGCCTTTTACTCGATCGTCTATGAGGATGTCCCCCCTATGGAAAGCTGGTGTCTCCATGTTCTCATCATCTGTGCGCTTCGAGGACTAATTCATCAGCTATGGAACAGTTACAGTAACATGCTTTTCCTAACCCGGAATCGCCGGATTATCAAACAAGGTGTTGATTTCAAGCAGATTGATACAGAATGGCACTG ggaCAATTTCATAGTTCTTCAAGGTTTGATTGCATCCATGGCATGTTACCTAGTTCCATACCTTCAAGAGCTTCCTGTGTGGAATGCAAAAGGCTTAATTACAAGCATAGTACTCCACGTGGGAGTTTCAGAGCCTTTATATTATTGGGTACATAGACAATTTCATGCCAGCAACGACTTTTATCAAAATTACCACTCCTTTCACCATTCATCTCCAGTACCCCAACCCTTAACAG CTGGAAATGCAACATTTATGGAGCATCTAATATTGACTGTGATCATTGGAATTCCAATTCTGGGTTCGACTCTGATGGGTTTTGGATCAATCGGCATCATCTACGGCTACTTGTCGGTATTCGATTTTTTGAGGTGCTTGGGGCATAGCAATGTTGAAGTTATTTCTCATAAACTATATGAGAAAATTCCATTTCTCAAATACCTTCTCTATACTCCAAC ATACCACACCCTGCACCACACTGAAATGGCCACCAACTTCTGCCTTTTCATGCCTCTCTTTGATGCATTGGGGAGTACACTAAACCAAAAGTCTTGGGAATTACACAAGGAGATGAGCCTAAAAGCAG GAGTAAATGGAAATGTACCGGATTTCGTTTTCCTTGCTCATGTGGTGGATTTGTCGTCGGCGATGCACGTTCCGTTTGTTTTCCGATCATTTGCTTCAATACCCTTCTCATTTAGGCTCTTCCAGCTGCCGTGTTATCCTTCTGGCATTGTGGTGTGTCTAGCAATGTGGGCATGGGCAAAAACATTTTTGATTACTTTTTACAACCTCAGAGGTCGGTTGCACCAGACTTGGGCTGTACCCAGATATGGCTTTCAG TACTTTTTGCCATTTGCTCTAGACGGAATCAATAATCAAATAGAGCAAGCCATCCTCAGAGCTGACAAGTTGGGGGTCAAGGTCATCAGCCTGGCTGCATTAAATAAG AACGAAGCACTGAATGGGGGAGGAACGCTGTTTGTTAATAAGCATCCGGATCTTAGAGTTCGAGTTGTGCATGGGAACACCTTAACTGCTGCTGTTATTCTCAATGAGATCCCAAAGGATTGCCAAGAGGTGTTTCTGACCGGAGCAACTTCCAAGCTCGGAAGAGCCATTGCTCTCTACCTCTGTAGAAGGAAAGTTCGAGTCCTT ATGCTGACATTGTCTACagaaagatttcaaaaagttcAGAAGGAAGCTCCGGCAGAATATCAAAACTACCTTGTTCAAGTCACAAAGTACCAAGCTGCACAGAATTGTAAG ACATGGATCGTGGGCAAATGGATCACACCAAGGGAGCAACGTTGGGCCCCAAGTGGAACACATTTTCATCAGTTTGTTGTCCCACCCATCTTTCATTTCAGAAGAGACTGCACTTATGGTGATCTTGCAGCCATGAGATTACCTGATGACGTCGAAGGGCTTGGCTCCTGTGAG TACACCATGGACAGAGGAGTCGTGCATGCGTGCCATGCTGGTGGTGTGGTTCATTTTCTAGAAGGCTGGACTCACCATGAAGTTGGGGCTATCGACGTTGACAGAATCGACCTAGTATGGGATGCTGCTCTAAAGCATGGTTTAAAGCCAGTTTCATCAAGCAAAGTTCATTCACTATAG
- the LOC133711611 gene encoding uncharacterized protein LOC133711611 produces MVARCLYSGKGYMIPLNQCMSYSELYEDIFRTFQFLPSDVIELQYSVPGYEVCFLRNDRDFQMMFCAARIHKLDCVEISVLKIGGSCSRTCSVDSCSEVIDEDDYLGEAFRTEVHKTYLSDKWSSYIHHVEEKFHGVAELREKLRKYAIAVGFEFVFLRNDLDRIHAVCAMLEPKGVVRTQKHNLLGSKVVKTGIAADVSYNLSLKPREIMSKFKSTYGFDISYKRLFVAYGGCVEDFQLCLPVLYVDGTFGKSIYKGQILSATRRKGNQGRVITFISDRGTGLLSAFDKVFAGHPHLFCYKHLVANLAGKYRGKGNSVLIEDVKQKFFKVAYSSTEKEYRFNLRFLRAVGGANIIDPFLAKIPVENWCRAFYTSCRYGIMANGIAESFNSWIANERLMPVYCMLDQTRIKQMEQMGERRDEAQRWTTELTPKMEERLKVQMEKSHRFSVHYSSPGVYEVLSNFSYVDNISDHSNSCVKWQINCFSCPHGLAAIQAASENVYDYIDKYFRVDMFKKSYSFPIRPITNVDMFSSESATDCILPPLVKRPPERPRVKRFKSVGEVEKKLIRCGRCGKMGTHHKLSYTEPLVQQ; encoded by the exons ATGGTTGCTAGGTGCCTTTACTCTGGCAAAGGTTATATGATTCCTTTGAATCAATGTATGAGCTACTCTGAGTTGTATGAAGACATTTTCCGTACATTCCAGTTTTTGCCAAGTGATGTTATTGAGCTTCAGTATTCAGTTCCTGGTTATGAAGTTTGTTTTCTTCGTAACGATCGTGATTTCCAGATGATGTTTTGCGCTGCTAGAATACATAAGTTAGATTGTGTTGAGATTTCTGTGTTAAAGATTGGTGGAAGTTGCAGCAGAACTTGTTCAGTGGATAGTTGTTCGGAAGTTATTGATGAAGACGATTATTTGGGGGAGGCATTCAGAACTGAAGTTCACAAGACGTATTTGTCTGATAAGTGGAGTTCTTATATTCATCATGTTGAGGAGAAGTTTCATGGTGTTGCCGAGCTCCGTGAGAAGCTCAGGAAGTATGCAATTGCAGTTGGTTTCGAGTTTGTATTCCTGAGAAATGATTTAGACCGTATTCATGCAGTCTGTGCAATGTTGGAACCGAAG GGTGTAGTTAGGACTCAAAAGCATAATCTTttgggatccaaggttgtcaagaCTGGCATTGCTGCTGATGTTAGCTATAATCTTTCATTGAAGCCAAGGGAGATTATGAGCAAGTTCAAATCAACATATGGGTTTGATATTTCCTACAAG AGGCTTTTCGTAGCTTACGGAGGTTGTGTTGAAGACTTCCAATTATGTTTGCCTGTGTTGTATGTTGATGGAACGTTTGGTAAAAGCATTTACAAGGGTCAGATTCTTTCTGCAACTagaaggaaaggaaatcaaG GAAGAGTCATCACATTTATTAGTGATCGAGGTACTGGATTGTTGAGTGCTTTCGATAAGGTATTTGCTGGTCATCCTCATCTGTTTTGTTACAAGCATTTGGTGGCAAACCTTGCCGGTAAATATAGGGGTAAAGGTAATTCTGTCTTGATAGAAGATGTTAAGCAGAAGTTTTTTAAGGTTGCATATTCCTCTACTGAGAAGGAATACCGTTTCAATTTGCGGTTTCTTAGAGCAGTTGGTGGTGCCAATATTATTGACCCTTTTCTTGCTAAAATCCCTGTGGAAAATTGGTGTCGTGCATTTTATACTAGCTGCCGATATGGAATTATGGCTAATGGGATTGCTGAATCATTTAACTCTTGGATTGCAAATGAGCGTTTGATGCCGGTCTATTGTATGCTGGATCAgacaagaataaaacaaatgGAGCAGATGGGTGAGAGGAGGGATGAGGCACAACGTTGGACCACAGAACTAACTCCCAAAATGGAGGAAAGGTTGAAGGTGCAGATGGAGAAATCTCATCGTTTCAGTGTCCATTATTCTAGCCCTGGAGTTTACGAGGTTCTATCTAACTTTTCCTATGTAGACAACATTTCTGATCATTCAAATTCATGTGTGAAATGGCAGATCAATTGTTTTTCTTGTCCTCACGGCCTTGCTGCAATACAAGCTGCCTCTGAAAATGTCTATGATTATATTGATAAGTACTTTCGTGTTGATATGTTCAAGAAGAGCTACAGTTTTCCTATCCGGCCGATAACCAATGTTGATATGTTTTCTTCTGAATCTGCAACTGACTGTATATTACCTCCCCTTGTGAAGAGGCCACCCGagaggcctagggtgaagcggttcaagtcGGTTGGAGAGGTTGAAAAGAAGCTGATTCGTTGTGGCCGTTGCGGCAAAATGGGTACTCATCACAAGTTGAGCTACACAGAACCTCTCGTTCAGCAGTAG